The Dysgonomonadaceae bacterium PH5-43 genome has a segment encoding these proteins:
- a CDS encoding hypothetical protein (product_source=Hypo-rule applied) gives MNEQKQESLEGKGKANAVKAILSSMNILDLYTLC, from the coding sequence ATGAACGAGCAGAAACAAGAGAGTCTTGAGGGTAAGGGTAAGGCTAATGCAGTGAAAGCAATATTAAGCAGTATGAATATTTTGGATTTATACACCTTATGTTAG
- a CDS encoding thiol-disulfide isomerase/thioredoxin (product_source=COG0526; cath_funfam=3.40.30.10; cog=COG0526; pfam=PF13905,PF14289; superfamily=52833), translating into MKNLFLSIFLLSNSLFLFSQEEFEYRIEGTFPETVTSTYVYLIQTWPELEQNTLILSDSALIENGKFIMQGTSRNNGYVYTLSPEDSSYGGLVVLEPGTIHFTYKDYKTAGISYARGTRLNDWVTDSLNVPSVELMEFAMNNLSDITTKSPEEQQQIFEQQRPIAKRYIDNLISFIEKNAKLPIGEYYFIILQQVLRKEDKERILPLMSDEAQMKCLEINSKIQANYVKEGETYRPFTAKKIDESSFVLSEVIGEHELTLLNFWASWCRPCLKKIPYLKELQEKYGEKGLNIVGVSIDENEMFWRKAVEKNEMNWIQVIDNAEASQRASILYGVDRIPANVLVDKDGQIVGVNLSEEELSAKVESILKMD; encoded by the coding sequence ATGAAGAATTTATTCTTGTCCATTTTTCTACTTTCTAATTCGCTTTTTCTGTTTTCTCAAGAAGAGTTTGAGTATCGCATTGAAGGAACTTTTCCAGAAACAGTAACCAGTACTTATGTTTATCTAATACAAACTTGGCCTGAGTTAGAGCAAAACACTTTAATTCTTTCTGATAGCGCTTTGATAGAAAATGGGAAATTTATTATGCAAGGAACTTCACGCAATAATGGCTATGTGTACACATTAAGTCCTGAAGACTCTTCTTATGGAGGCTTAGTAGTTTTAGAGCCTGGCACAATTCATTTCACATATAAAGATTACAAAACCGCGGGGATAAGTTATGCACGAGGCACGCGTCTAAACGATTGGGTAACCGACAGTCTTAACGTGCCATCTGTGGAGCTTATGGAATTTGCAATGAATAATTTATCAGATATAACTACCAAGTCGCCAGAAGAACAGCAACAGATTTTCGAACAGCAACGTCCTATCGCAAAGAGATATATTGATAATTTAATCTCTTTTATTGAGAAAAATGCAAAGCTGCCTATCGGAGAATATTATTTTATAATACTGCAACAAGTTCTGAGAAAGGAAGATAAAGAGAGGATATTGCCTTTAATGTCAGATGAAGCACAGATGAAATGTTTAGAAATAAATTCAAAAATACAAGCCAACTATGTTAAAGAGGGAGAAACATACAGACCGTTTACTGCTAAAAAAATAGATGAAAGTAGTTTTGTGCTTTCAGAAGTTATAGGTGAACACGAACTGACGCTACTCAACTTTTGGGCATCTTGGTGCAGACCATGCCTGAAAAAGATTCCTTACTTAAAAGAACTACAAGAGAAGTACGGAGAAAAAGGATTAAATATTGTTGGGGTTTCAATTGATGAAAATGAAATGTTCTGGAGAAAAGCGGTAGAAAAGAATGAAATGAACTGGATTCAAGTTATAGATAATGCAGAAGCCTCTCAAAGAGCATCAATCTTATATGGTGTTGACAGAATCCCTGCGAATGTGCTAGTCGACAAAGATGGTCAAATAGTAGGAGTAAATCTTAGCGAAGAAGAGCTTAGTGCAAAAGTAGAATCTATACTAAAGATGGATTAA